In Photobacterium sp. TLY01, the following proteins share a genomic window:
- a CDS encoding type II toxin-antitoxin system Phd/YefM family antitoxin codes for MSRIHFDQDIQPLSEFRASVASYIKQINETRRPLVITQRGKGVAVVLDVTEYEAMQEKIELLEEMRTAEAQLASDLGVSHEDARVQVLARIKK; via the coding sequence ATGAGTCGTATTCATTTCGATCAAGATATTCAACCGTTGTCTGAATTTCGCGCAAGTGTCGCTTCCTACATCAAACAAATCAATGAGACTCGTCGTCCATTAGTAATTACACAACGTGGTAAAGGTGTCGCTGTGGTTCTTGACGTTACAGAGTACGAGGCAATGCAAGAGAAAATCGAATTACTGGAAGAAATGCGCACAGCAGAAGCTCAGTTAGCTTCCGATCTGGGTGTTTCTCATGAAGATGCACGCGTCCAAGTGCTAGCACGCATTAAGAAATGA
- a CDS encoding glycosyl hydrolase family 18 protein: MKIQSAFRWCHVALALMAASTAAYTHATEPDLFTGTHGEFQQNSGHVVATYVANWSNPTSISQINGNNLTHILYAFLDICGPGQRAGHEATCAGKPDFTLAENNSTVDKAFSAQFSELKTRFPHLKILPSIGGWGGDGPFAPMSMNSNNRQVFIQAIVDYLKSNPAFDGVDIDWEWPQNRAEGEAYADLMIDLRAAMDRLSAETSREYLVTSAIATAESYTAKVNYQRAEPAMDLIFLMTYDFFGAWSSDNVGHHTAISAHNGNLAKGYGYGAEDAVQNLLGLGMPAEKLVLGVAKYAKGWDGVTLNPQGSPFGGVAIAGFPKPVNPWDVEGIATYTRVSEEILGPDGQGVNGFEIRFDQDCQCHYAWRSSDAAFVGFDHPADVIAKGQLATRQKLGGLFSWEYGQDNGDLLNAMNIGVGNLDMNTLPDVTDWQPDAVYLAGDRVKFNHFVYQAKWWSKNDEPGQPYGPWEKIDFTHAASWSAEATYQTGDRVTHNGVIYRAMWWTLNHEPGTPDTPWAVL, from the coding sequence ATGAAGATTCAATCTGCTTTCAGATGGTGTCATGTCGCGCTTGCGCTGATGGCTGCAAGCACTGCTGCCTATACTCATGCCACTGAGCCCGATCTGTTCACCGGCACCCACGGTGAATTTCAGCAAAACAGCGGCCATGTGGTGGCCACTTATGTGGCGAACTGGTCGAATCCGACCAGTATCAGCCAGATCAACGGGAATAACCTCACGCATATCCTCTACGCATTTCTAGATATCTGCGGTCCGGGCCAACGGGCAGGCCACGAAGCCACCTGCGCCGGCAAACCAGATTTTACGCTGGCGGAAAATAACAGCACGGTTGATAAAGCCTTCTCGGCCCAATTCAGTGAACTGAAAACCCGCTTCCCGCACCTGAAAATTCTGCCCTCGATCGGCGGCTGGGGTGGCGATGGTCCGTTCGCTCCAATGTCTATGAACAGCAACAACCGGCAGGTTTTCATTCAAGCCATCGTGGATTACCTGAAATCAAATCCAGCCTTTGATGGTGTCGACATTGACTGGGAGTGGCCGCAAAACCGTGCAGAAGGTGAAGCCTATGCGGACCTGATGATCGATCTGCGGGCCGCCATGGACAGACTCAGCGCCGAAACCAGTCGTGAGTATCTGGTGACATCAGCCATTGCGACAGCAGAGTCCTATACCGCTAAAGTCAATTATCAGCGGGCAGAGCCTGCCATGGATCTGATATTCCTGATGACCTATGACTTTTTCGGAGCCTGGTCATCTGACAATGTCGGCCATCACACCGCGATCAGTGCCCACAATGGCAACTTAGCCAAAGGGTATGGCTATGGTGCTGAAGATGCGGTTCAGAATCTGCTTGGTTTAGGTATGCCCGCCGAGAAACTCGTCCTGGGCGTTGCCAAGTATGCCAAGGGCTGGGACGGCGTCACCCTGAATCCACAAGGCTCGCCCTTTGGTGGTGTCGCAATCGCCGGTTTTCCAAAACCAGTGAATCCTTGGGATGTCGAAGGTATCGCGACCTATACCCGTGTCTCAGAAGAGATCCTCGGGCCGGACGGACAAGGTGTGAACGGCTTCGAGATTCGCTTCGATCAGGACTGCCAGTGTCACTATGCATGGCGCAGCTCGGATGCGGCGTTTGTCGGCTTTGATCACCCGGCAGATGTCATCGCGAAAGGCCAGCTCGCTACCCGTCAAAAACTCGGCGGCCTGTTCTCATGGGAATACGGTCAGGACAACGGCGATCTGCTCAATGCCATGAATATCGGTGTCGGTAATCTGGACATGAATACTCTGCCGGATGTGACAGACTGGCAACCAGATGCCGTCTATCTCGCCGGTGATCGCGTCAAATTCAATCACTTTGTCTATCAGGCCAAATGGTGGTCCAAAAACGACGAACCCGGTCAGCCCTACGGACCATGGGAAAAGATTGACTTCACCCATGCGGCCAGTTGGTCTGCAGAAGCCACCTATCAAACCGGTGATCGTGTCACTCACAATGGTGTCATCTACCGAGCCATGTGGTGGACGCTCAATCACGAGCCGGGTACACCGGACACCCCGTGGGCGGTGTTGTAA